A single genomic interval of Crocosphaera sp. UHCC 0190 harbors:
- a CDS encoding tetratricopeptide repeat protein: MQGLLKRIWQWIKQFLGQFFASSSLAGRYQDEETSGKVPLTDTDYEFLFSQLLDGVAHGWHEGRILKYFEDLGERGKAKLWVAWLERFGEKALSSSAPNLQLAARMMRLGELAQSFQAIEPIGKTAYEIGRKLYTREADSTVWEYEGPDHLVTDIMETQITPPSLGDGLPPVIPSPSPTDEPEVETLTLTLEELTARLEQNQEFAAQLAQQFGLDSTQPQAIIDAIIRQSETQQNQENDQENPESLEFWLKQAEQQLKLEDLEGAIASWEKVLEIDPNSIQAWHNRASALGELGQFEEAIASFERVIALNPQEFQSLNGKGLVLYNMGQFEEAIVCFERVIEGQPSYCQAWYNRASALEQLGRVEEAIASYSKTLEIQPDFELAQTRLNELSQG, translated from the coding sequence ATGCAGGGTTTACTCAAACGCATCTGGCAATGGATTAAACAATTTTTAGGTCAGTTTTTTGCCTCATCTTCCTTGGCAGGCCGTTATCAAGATGAGGAAACCTCTGGTAAGGTTCCCTTAACCGATACTGATTACGAATTTTTGTTTAGCCAACTACTAGATGGAGTCGCCCACGGATGGCATGAAGGCAGAATTCTCAAATATTTTGAAGATTTAGGGGAACGGGGAAAAGCCAAACTTTGGGTCGCTTGGTTAGAAAGATTTGGGGAGAAAGCCCTTTCTTCCTCAGCCCCTAACTTACAATTAGCTGCCCGCATGATGCGTTTAGGGGAATTAGCTCAGTCTTTTCAAGCTATAGAACCCATTGGCAAAACAGCTTACGAAATTGGGCGAAAACTCTACACCAGAGAGGCCGATAGTACAGTTTGGGAATATGAGGGCCCCGATCATTTAGTGACCGATATCATGGAAACTCAGATCACCCCTCCCTCCCTCGGTGATGGCCTTCCTCCCGTTATACCCTCCCCCTCACCCACCGACGAGCCCGAAGTCGAAACCCTCACCTTAACCCTAGAAGAATTAACCGCCAGACTTGAGCAAAATCAGGAATTTGCTGCCCAACTTGCTCAACAATTTGGCTTAGACTCAACCCAACCTCAAGCCATTATTGATGCGATTATTCGTCAGTCAGAAACTCAGCAAAATCAAGAAAATGACCAGGAAAACCCAGAATCGCTTGAATTTTGGTTAAAACAAGCAGAGCAACAACTAAAATTAGAAGACTTAGAAGGGGCGATCGCCAGTTGGGAAAAAGTCCTAGAAATTGACCCCAATTCCATCCAAGCATGGCACAATCGGGCCAGTGCCTTGGGAGAGCTAGGACAATTTGAAGAAGCGATCGCTAGTTTTGAGCGGGTCATTGCCCTCAACCCCCAAGAATTTCAATCCCTCAATGGTAAAGGCCTGGTGTTATACAACATGGGACAATTTGAAGAAGCGATCGTCTGTTTTGAGCGGGTGATTGAGGGCCAACCAAGCTATTGCCAAGCTTGGTACAATCGGGCCAGTGCCTTGGAACAATTGGGACGAGTAGAAGAAGCGATCGCCAGTTATAGTAAAACCCTAGAAATTCAACCGGATTTTGAACTGGCCCAAACTCGTCTCAACGAGTTATCTCAAGGATAA
- a CDS encoding ABC transporter ATP-binding protein, with protein MNDVVLKVSDLCIEFPGQGKSNFNRNQQVMVFAIFLLIQSGLHRFGSLLPQDCSKSKVVVNNISFQLKKGAILGIVGESGSGKSVTSLAIMGLIQPPGKITKGTITFYHSEQNTVELTQLKPQQWTEYRGAKIAMIFQEPMSSFNPVYTIGYQLTEAIKLHQNVSQEEANNQAIALLQEVKVLSSDEQLEEKYLKQLQPKNGSVNGQLQAYIKQQKEAYLKRYPHELSGGQLQRVMIAMAISCEPTVLIADEPTTALDVTVQKGILQLLRNICQEREMSMIFISHDLGVINEIADKILVMYQGKIVEQGDKIQILSRPKNPYTKGLLACRPPLHIKLDRLPTIADFIDGQKNTNLSEESNLIYKIISQKEIDERTQEAEAKKKILSVKDLTVEFGKSGIFGFKKDVVKAVNNLSFEVYAGETLGLVGESGCGKSTLARTILRLISATKGDISFENYPISQFSAGSKLLRNVRKDLQIVFQNPYNSLNPRLSVGQAIMEPMIIHKTEKNERKRKEFVEALLTLVGLDKESFHRYPHEFSGGQRQRVCIARALALNPRFLICDESVSALDVSVQAQVLNLLKDLQQTFKLTCIFISHDLSVVRFMSDRIMVMNKGEIEELNTADEIINNPQKDYTQKLLDSIPQFPEELVCLSDNS; from the coding sequence ATGAATGACGTTGTTCTTAAGGTTAGTGATCTCTGTATTGAATTTCCCGGACAAGGGAAGTCTAATTTTAATCGTAACCAACAAGTGATGGTTTTTGCTATATTTCTTCTGATACAGAGTGGGTTACACCGATTCGGATCACTGCTTCCACAGGATTGCTCTAAATCTAAGGTAGTGGTTAATAATATTAGTTTTCAGCTAAAAAAAGGGGCAATCCTAGGAATTGTCGGAGAGTCAGGGTCAGGAAAATCTGTCACTTCCTTAGCTATCATGGGATTAATTCAACCCCCTGGAAAAATTACGAAGGGAACGATTACTTTTTATCATTCTGAACAAAATACAGTTGAATTAACACAATTAAAACCCCAACAATGGACAGAGTATCGGGGGGCAAAAATTGCGATGATTTTTCAAGAACCTATGAGTTCCTTTAATCCTGTTTATACCATTGGATATCAATTAACAGAAGCGATTAAATTACATCAAAATGTGTCTCAAGAAGAAGCGAATAATCAAGCGATCGCTTTACTACAAGAAGTCAAAGTTCTCTCCAGTGATGAACAATTAGAGGAAAAATATTTAAAGCAACTTCAACCCAAAAATGGCTCAGTTAATGGGCAATTACAGGCTTATATTAAACAGCAAAAAGAAGCATATTTAAAGCGTTATCCCCATGAACTTTCTGGGGGGCAATTACAACGGGTAATGATTGCAATGGCTATTTCTTGTGAACCCACCGTTTTAATCGCAGATGAACCCACAACGGCCCTAGATGTTACCGTTCAAAAAGGCATTTTGCAACTCTTGCGTAATATTTGTCAAGAACGAGAAATGTCCATGATTTTTATTTCCCATGATTTAGGGGTGATCAATGAAATTGCTGATAAAATCTTGGTCATGTATCAGGGTAAAATTGTTGAACAAGGGGATAAAATACAAATTCTTTCCAGGCCAAAAAATCCCTATACTAAAGGTTTATTAGCTTGTCGTCCTCCCTTACATATTAAATTAGACAGGTTGCCGACAATTGCAGATTTTATAGACGGACAAAAAAACACCAATTTATCAGAAGAATCTAATTTAATTTATAAAATTATCTCTCAAAAAGAAATTGATGAACGCACTCAAGAAGCAGAAGCAAAGAAAAAGATCTTATCTGTTAAAGATTTGACCGTTGAATTCGGCAAATCAGGCATTTTTGGCTTCAAGAAAGATGTTGTTAAGGCAGTTAACAATCTAAGTTTTGAGGTTTATGCAGGAGAAACATTAGGATTAGTAGGAGAATCTGGCTGTGGAAAATCAACATTAGCTAGAACGATTTTGAGATTAATTTCTGCGACAAAAGGCGATATCAGTTTTGAAAATTATCCAATTTCCCAATTTTCTGCGGGTAGTAAATTGCTCCGTAATGTTAGAAAAGATCTGCAAATTGTTTTTCAAAATCCCTACAATTCTTTAAATCCAAGATTAAGCGTTGGTCAAGCAATTATGGAACCCATGATTATTCATAAAACCGAAAAAAATGAGAGGAAGAGGAAAGAATTTGTTGAAGCATTATTAACATTAGTTGGGTTAGACAAAGAAAGTTTTCATCGCTATCCTCACGAATTTTCTGGTGGACAAAGACAGAGAGTTTGTATTGCGAGAGCATTAGCATTAAATCCCCGTTTTCTCATTTGTGATGAGTCTGTATCCGCTTTAGATGTCTCGGTACAAGCACAAGTTTTAAACCTATTAAAAGACTTACAACAAACCTTTAAATTAACTTGTATCTTCATTTCCCATGATTTAAGCGTTGTCCGATTTATGAGCGATCGCATTATGGTGATGAATAAAGGAGAAATTGAAGAACTTAATACAGCAGACGAAATTATTAATAATCCTCAGAAAGACTATACCCAAAAATTGCTCGATTCTATCCCTCAGTTTCCTGAAGAACTCGTTTGCTTATCAGATAATTCATAA
- a CDS encoding AI-2E family transporter, with protein MIPKQQISISFSNLFLIAGSGFAILLLWHLRGLLVILMIAVVIASTLSPLVKSVEKIGFPRWLAVISVYLGLLFLITGISFLLGPTIISQIQNLLEKFPVYLEVLGSEIQTFMTQKGFTEPDVIEFINRLFNLQSLVSWTLRSSQQLLIGVGGLTRGIIGSVFNVILAILLSGYMLSGSKNLVKGIVSLFPVPWDERLEAQVIPVSQKMGGYIQGRLLVSFILGLAVSLGLKFLGLGEFALGLGTIAGITNLIPFFGPVLGSIPALIVAVAQGGWFFLWVLLLFVIIQNVETYVLDPLLVGSSVNVPPLYQLLGVLSGVQLLGILGALILPPWVAGGGVLLENLYVKPKLAAQKAATQQLDIPSKISQ; from the coding sequence ATGATACCTAAGCAACAAATCTCAATCTCTTTCTCTAATTTGTTCCTGATTGCTGGCTCAGGATTTGCCATTTTATTATTATGGCATCTCCGAGGACTTCTTGTTATTTTAATGATTGCCGTTGTCATTGCGTCTACCCTTTCTCCCTTGGTTAAAAGTGTGGAAAAGATTGGTTTTCCTCGTTGGTTGGCTGTCATTTCAGTCTATCTAGGATTACTATTTTTAATAACTGGCATTAGCTTCCTATTAGGGCCAACAATCATCAGTCAAATTCAAAATTTACTAGAAAAATTTCCCGTATATCTAGAGGTTTTAGGTAGTGAAATTCAAACATTTATGACTCAAAAAGGCTTTACAGAACCAGACGTTATTGAGTTTATTAATCGATTATTTAATCTGCAATCTTTGGTATCTTGGACATTACGTTCTAGTCAGCAATTACTAATTGGGGTGGGTGGCTTAACAAGAGGGATAATTGGTAGCGTTTTTAATGTAATTTTAGCCATCTTATTATCAGGTTATATGCTATCAGGTTCCAAAAACTTAGTTAAAGGAATTGTTAGCTTATTTCCTGTCCCTTGGGATGAACGTTTAGAAGCCCAAGTTATTCCTGTAAGTCAAAAAATGGGAGGGTATATTCAAGGCAGATTATTAGTCTCTTTTATTTTAGGTTTAGCGGTTAGTTTGGGACTAAAATTTTTAGGACTTGGTGAATTTGCCCTAGGGTTGGGAACCATTGCCGGAATTACTAATTTAATTCCTTTCTTTGGCCCAGTTTTAGGGTCAATTCCTGCCCTAATTGTTGCAGTCGCCCAAGGGGGATGGTTTTTTCTCTGGGTATTATTATTATTTGTTATTATTCAAAATGTAGAAACCTATGTTCTTGATCCTCTTTTGGTAGGATCATCTGTTAATGTGCCGCCATTGTATCAACTTTTAGGGGTATTAAGTGGCGTTCAATTATTAGGAATTCTGGGGGCATTAATTCTTCCCCCTTGGGTAGCGGGTGGTGGGGTTTTGTTAGAAAATCTTTATGTAAAACCAAAATTGGCCGCCCAAAAAGCTGCCACTCAACAATTAGATATTCCCTCAAAAATCAGCCAATAA
- the dnaK gene encoding molecular chaperone DnaK, producing MGKVVGIDLGTTNSCVAVMEGGKPTVIANAEGFRTTPSVVAYAKNGDRLVGQIAKRQAVMNPENTFYSVKRFIGRKNEEVTTEATEVSYKVLRDSNGNVKLDCPAQGKQFAPEEISAQVLRKLIEDASKYLGETVTEAVITVPAYFNDSQRQATKDAGKIAGIEVKRIINEPTAASLAYGLDKKSNETILVFDLGGGTFDVSILEVGDGVFEVLATSGDTHLGGDDFDKKIVDYLAADFQKNEGIDLRKDKQALQRLTEAAEKAKIELSSVTQTEINLPFITATQEGPKHLDTTLTRAKFEELCSDLIDRSRVPVEKAMKDAKLSNSDIDEVVLVGGSTRIPAVQELVQKVLNKEPHKGVNPDEVVAMGAAIQGGVLSGEVKDILLLDVTPLSLGVETLGGVMTKIIPRNTTIPTKKFEVFSTAVDGQTNVEIHVLQGEREMAKDNKDLGVFRLDGIPPAPRGVPQIEVTFDIDANGILNVTAKDKGTGKEQSISITGASTLPDTEVERMVKEAESNAATDKERREKIDRKNQADSLVYQAEKQLTELGDKVPPADKTKAEGLIKDLKEALAQDNDDKIKTLTEELQQTLYSIGTSMYQQAGGAPGAAPGGDAGAAPGGGTSSGGDDVIDAEFSETK from the coding sequence ATGGGAAAAGTTGTCGGAATTGATTTAGGAACCACCAATTCTTGTGTAGCCGTCATGGAAGGGGGGAAACCTACGGTCATTGCTAATGCAGAAGGGTTTCGTACCACTCCCTCCGTAGTAGCTTATGCCAAAAATGGCGATCGCTTGGTGGGACAAATTGCCAAACGTCAAGCGGTGATGAACCCCGAAAATACCTTTTATTCGGTTAAACGCTTCATTGGTCGCAAAAATGAAGAAGTTACCACCGAAGCCACGGAAGTCTCTTATAAAGTATTGCGCGATAGCAATGGGAACGTCAAATTAGACTGTCCCGCCCAAGGGAAGCAATTTGCCCCCGAAGAAATTTCCGCCCAAGTGCTACGGAAATTAATCGAAGATGCCAGCAAATATTTAGGGGAAACCGTTACTGAAGCAGTAATTACCGTTCCTGCTTATTTTAACGACTCCCAACGTCAAGCCACCAAAGACGCGGGCAAAATTGCCGGAATTGAAGTAAAACGTATCATTAACGAACCCACAGCCGCTTCCTTAGCTTATGGGTTAGATAAAAAAAGTAATGAAACGATTCTCGTCTTTGACTTAGGGGGTGGAACCTTTGATGTATCTATTTTAGAAGTAGGGGACGGTGTATTTGAAGTATTAGCCACCTCTGGAGACACCCATTTAGGGGGAGATGATTTTGATAAAAAAATTGTCGATTATTTAGCGGCAGACTTCCAGAAAAATGAAGGCATTGATCTGCGGAAAGATAAACAGGCCCTACAACGGTTAACTGAAGCCGCAGAAAAAGCCAAAATTGAACTCTCTAGCGTCACCCAAACGGAAATTAACCTCCCCTTTATTACGGCGACGCAAGAAGGGCCCAAACACCTAGATACAACCCTTACTAGAGCCAAATTTGAAGAACTTTGTTCCGACTTAATTGATCGCTCTCGCGTCCCCGTGGAAAAAGCCATGAAGGATGCCAAACTCAGCAATAGCGATATTGATGAAGTCGTTTTAGTTGGGGGTTCAACCCGTATTCCTGCGGTACAAGAATTAGTCCAAAAAGTCTTAAATAAAGAACCCCACAAAGGGGTTAACCCTGATGAAGTGGTAGCCATGGGTGCTGCTATTCAAGGGGGTGTTTTATCGGGAGAAGTTAAGGACATCCTGTTATTAGACGTGACTCCCCTTTCTCTTGGGGTAGAAACCCTAGGGGGTGTCATGACCAAAATTATTCCTCGTAACACCACTATTCCCACCAAAAAATTTGAGGTCTTCTCCACTGCAGTTGATGGTCAAACCAATGTGGAAATTCATGTTCTCCAAGGGGAACGGGAAATGGCCAAGGATAACAAAGATTTAGGGGTGTTCCGATTAGATGGTATTCCTCCCGCCCCTCGTGGTGTGCCTCAAATTGAAGTAACCTTTGATATTGATGCCAATGGTATCCTCAACGTAACCGCTAAGGACAAGGGAACTGGCAAAGAACAGTCCATCAGTATTACCGGGGCTTCTACTCTGCCTGATACGGAAGTTGAGCGCATGGTGAAAGAAGCTGAGTCTAACGCCGCGACAGATAAAGAACGTCGGGAAAAAATTGACCGCAAGAACCAAGCTGACTCTTTAGTTTACCAAGCGGAAAAACAACTGACTGAGTTAGGGGATAAGGTACCTCCTGCGGACAAGACTAAGGCAGAAGGGTTAATTAAGGATCTGAAGGAAGCCCTCGCCCAAGATAATGATGACAAGATCAAAACCCTCACAGAAGAGTTACAGCAAACCCTCTATAGCATTGGTACCAGTATGTATCAACAAGCGGGCGGTGCGCCTGGTGCTGCTCCTGGTGGTGACGCTGGTGCTGCCCCTGGTGGCGGTACTTCTAGCGGTGGGGATGATGTCATTGATGCCGAATTCTCAGAAACTAAGTAA
- a CDS encoding D-alanine--D-alanine ligase family protein: MTKIRVGLLFGGRSGEHEVSINSATAIAQALQLGDNLHKYDVLPVYIQKNGIWTAGETAKQVLTTKTPLITDIATKQQLWQFPPQVEEVDVWFPILHGPNGEDGTIQGLLSLMQVPFVGSGVLGSAVGMDKIAMKMVFSQAGLPQVKYMAVERSQVWSNPCIFPKLCDDIEATLGYPCFVKPANLGSSVGIAKVRSHSELETALDNAASYDQRIIIEAGVTAREVECAVLGKDNPKASVVGEITFDSDFYDYETKYTEGRSQVHIPANLPPNIVTQIQEMAIKAFKTLNCAGLGRVDFFYVEETQEIYINEINTLPGFTKFSMYPQLWEATGVSFEQLVNQLIQLALEANLSPPSAKN, from the coding sequence ATGACAAAAATACGGGTAGGATTATTGTTTGGAGGGAGATCGGGAGAACATGAAGTCTCCATTAACTCCGCTACGGCGATCGCTCAGGCTTTACAATTAGGGGATAATCTCCACAAATACGATGTTTTGCCTGTATATATTCAAAAGAATGGCATTTGGACAGCAGGAGAAACGGCAAAACAGGTTTTAACCACTAAAACCCCTCTCATTACTGACATTGCTACAAAACAGCAATTATGGCAGTTTCCCCCCCAAGTAGAGGAAGTGGATGTCTGGTTCCCGATTTTGCATGGCCCTAATGGGGAAGATGGCACTATTCAGGGGTTATTAAGCTTAATGCAAGTGCCGTTTGTAGGCAGTGGGGTGTTAGGATCGGCGGTAGGAATGGATAAAATTGCCATGAAAATGGTCTTTTCTCAGGCCGGACTTCCCCAAGTTAAGTATATGGCTGTAGAGCGATCGCAAGTTTGGTCAAACCCTTGTATTTTTCCGAAACTTTGTGATGATATTGAGGCGACCTTGGGCTATCCTTGTTTTGTCAAACCTGCTAATTTGGGGTCATCTGTTGGCATTGCTAAAGTGCGATCGCATTCTGAGTTAGAAACAGCTTTAGATAATGCGGCCAGTTATGATCAACGGATTATTATTGAAGCAGGAGTGACGGCCAGAGAGGTAGAATGTGCGGTTTTAGGCAAAGATAACCCTAAAGCCTCTGTAGTAGGAGAAATTACCTTTGATAGTGATTTTTATGACTACGAAACCAAATACACTGAAGGGCGATCGCAAGTACATATTCCGGCCAATTTACCCCCAAATATTGTCACCCAAATCCAAGAAATGGCGATTAAAGCTTTTAAAACCTTGAATTGTGCCGGGTTGGGGCGAGTAGATTTCTTTTATGTTGAAGAAACCCAAGAAATTTATATCAATGAAATTAATACTCTGCCTGGGTTTACCAAGTTTAGTATGTATCCTCAACTGTGGGAAGCAACAGGGGTTAGTTTTGAACAATTGGTTAACCAATTAATTCAACTAGCTTTAGAAGCGAACTTAAGCCCACCATCAGCCAAAAACTAG
- a CDS encoding DUF1815 family protein encodes MFTRLAQQHRDFVRDLVMNLQALAIVLENRGYLASCYTCGDQLNSASFMVSLSENHLIRFLVSDYGITWTEMRDDRELMKLEGAEAISQLQELANLIKYQYPSPSQDKSGKKQSSQLETMV; translated from the coding sequence GTGTTTACTCGATTAGCACAACAACATCGTGATTTTGTGAGAGACTTAGTAATGAATCTCCAAGCCTTAGCCATTGTCCTGGAAAACCGAGGTTATTTAGCTTCTTGCTACACTTGCGGCGATCAGCTAAACAGTGCATCGTTTATGGTCAGTTTAAGCGAAAACCATCTCATCCGTTTTTTAGTTTCTGATTATGGAATTACCTGGACAGAAATGCGCGATGATCGGGAATTGATGAAATTAGAAGGAGCAGAAGCCATTAGTCAGTTGCAAGAATTAGCCAATTTGATTAAATATCAGTATCCTTCCCCCTCTCAGGATAAATCAGGCAAAAAGCAAAGCTCTCAATTGGAAACGATGGTTTAA
- the upp gene encoding uracil phosphoribosyltransferase, with the protein MTFQLRVYVPDHPLVKHWLAVARDVNTPSVLFKTAMTELGRWLTYEATRYWFPTFETTVQSPLAPSPATLINPEVPIAVIPILRAGLALLDGAQTLLPLASTYHLGLVRNEETLEASCYLNKLPEQFKPDTRIIVLEPMLATGGSIMTAMAEITKRGGDPALMRIISVVAAPPALQQLSQHYPSLTIYTAIIDEGINGQGYIVPGLGDAGDRAFGT; encoded by the coding sequence ATGACTTTTCAACTCCGTGTTTACGTTCCTGATCATCCTCTCGTTAAACACTGGTTAGCAGTGGCCCGAGATGTTAATACCCCCTCTGTCTTGTTTAAAACGGCCATGACAGAATTGGGACGGTGGTTAACCTATGAGGCCACCCGTTATTGGTTTCCCACCTTCGAGACGACGGTTCAAAGTCCTTTGGCCCCCTCACCCGCAACCTTGATTAATCCTGAAGTCCCCATCGCGGTGATCCCCATTTTACGGGCAGGACTAGCTTTATTAGATGGGGCGCAAACCTTACTACCCTTGGCCTCTACTTATCATTTAGGCCTGGTTCGTAATGAAGAAACCTTAGAAGCCAGTTGTTATCTCAACAAATTACCCGAACAATTTAAACCCGATACCCGAATTATTGTCTTAGAACCCATGTTAGCCACTGGGGGGTCAATTATGACGGCTATGGCAGAAATAACGAAACGGGGTGGAGATCCGGCTTTAATGCGGATTATTTCTGTGGTAGCTGCTCCTCCTGCTTTGCAACAATTAAGCCAACATTATCCCAGTTTGACCATCTATACCGCTATTATTGATGAAGGGATTAATGGTCAAGGATATATTGTTCCTGGCTTGGGAGATGCAGGTGATCGCGCCTTCGGAACCTAA
- a CDS encoding S9 family peptidase, which yields MLSPKIAPFGSWKSPITSDLIVAGSLGLGGIIFDGDDIYWLEGRPTEGGRNVLIKYTSDGQNLEMTPQPFNVRSRVHEYGGGSFLVVEGIIYFVNFSDQRIYQKFPNQDPSPVTPENKYRYADFILDKKNNRLISVCEDHSNAEVEPQNTLVSIDLKTGAIKTLVSGHDFYSSPRLNPDGTKLVWISWNHPNMPWNATKLWLGNVQDDGSLEEIKCLAGDIDESINEPKWSPDGQLYFSSDKNGWWNLYCYKSPGSIVPLFPLTAEFSYPHWVFGLSTYAFTSANKIICTFTQDGRWYLASLDISNKQLSLLDTPYTNIASLHAHQQHIVLIGGSSTEPTAAIYLNLKLGQTKILQSSSNVDIDPGYFSIPELITFPTENGLSAYGWYYPPTNKDYIGTNGELPPLLVKSHGGPTAAASPNFSLKIQYWTSRGFAYLDVNYGGSTGFGREYRQRLDKNWGIVDVDDCINGAKYLVYQGKVDGDRLAISGGSAGGYTTLAALTFKDTFKAGASYYGISDLEALAKDTHKFESRYLDGLIGKYPEEKAIYEARSPIHFSEKLDCPVIFFQGLEDKVVPPNQAEKMIECLKNKGIPVAYVPFEQEQHGFRRAENIKRALDSEFFFYSRIFGFDPAENLEPINIINYDT from the coding sequence ATGCTATCTCCCAAAATTGCTCCTTTTGGTTCCTGGAAATCTCCGATTACATCTGATTTAATTGTGGCAGGAAGTCTTGGTTTAGGTGGTATTATTTTTGATGGCGATGACATTTATTGGTTAGAAGGACGGCCCACAGAAGGGGGACGTAATGTACTAATAAAATACACATCTGATGGTCAAAACCTAGAAATGACTCCTCAACCTTTTAATGTTCGTAGTCGTGTTCATGAATATGGTGGCGGCTCATTTTTAGTTGTGGAGGGTATTATTTATTTTGTGAATTTTTCTGATCAAAGAATTTATCAAAAATTCCCTAATCAAGACCCCTCACCTGTCACTCCAGAAAACAAATATCGTTATGCAGATTTTATTTTAGACAAGAAAAATAATCGTTTAATTAGTGTTTGTGAAGATCATAGTAATGCTGAGGTTGAACCTCAAAATACCTTAGTTTCTATTGATCTTAAAACAGGAGCAATCAAAACCTTAGTTTCTGGTCATGATTTTTATTCTTCTCCCCGTCTTAACCCTGATGGAACGAAACTGGTTTGGATTAGTTGGAATCATCCTAATATGCCTTGGAATGCCACAAAATTATGGTTAGGAAATGTTCAAGATGATGGTTCATTAGAAGAAATAAAATGTCTTGCTGGTGATATTGATGAATCAATTAATGAACCTAAATGGTCTCCTGACGGCCAATTATATTTTTCCAGTGACAAAAATGGTTGGTGGAATCTTTATTGTTATAAATCACCGGGTAGTATTGTTCCTCTTTTTCCTTTAACAGCAGAATTTTCTTATCCTCATTGGGTGTTTGGTTTATCAACTTATGCCTTCACTTCTGCCAATAAAATAATTTGTACTTTTACTCAAGATGGACGGTGGTATTTAGCTAGTTTAGATATCTCGAATAAACAATTAAGTTTATTAGATACCCCCTACACAAATATTGCCTCTCTTCATGCTCATCAACAGCATATTGTGTTAATTGGTGGCTCCTCAACAGAACCCACAGCAGCTATTTATTTAAACTTAAAGTTAGGGCAAACAAAAATCCTACAATCTTCCAGTAATGTTGATATTGATCCAGGCTATTTTTCCATACCAGAATTGATTACTTTTCCCACAGAAAATGGTTTAAGTGCTTATGGTTGGTATTATCCTCCCACGAATAAAGATTATATTGGTACTAATGGAGAATTACCCCCTTTATTAGTTAAAAGTCATGGAGGGCCAACTGCCGCAGCTTCCCCTAATTTTAGTCTAAAAATTCAATATTGGACAAGTCGAGGATTTGCCTATCTTGATGTTAATTATGGTGGCAGTACAGGGTTTGGTAGAGAATACCGTCAACGGTTAGATAAAAATTGGGGAATTGTTGATGTTGATGACTGTATTAATGGGGCAAAATATTTAGTTTATCAAGGAAAAGTAGACGGCGATCGCTTGGCAATTTCTGGCGGAAGTGCGGGAGGTTATACTACTTTAGCTGCCTTAACTTTTAAGGATACATTTAAGGCGGGAGCGAGTTATTATGGCATTAGTGATTTAGAAGCATTGGCCAAAGATACTCATAAATTTGAATCTCGTTATTTAGACGGTTTGATTGGTAAATATCCTGAAGAAAAAGCAATTTATGAAGCGAGATCTCCCATCCATTTTTCAGAGAAATTAGATTGTCCCGTCATCTTCTTTCAGGGATTAGAAGATAAAGTGGTTCCTCCTAACCAAGCAGAAAAGATGATAGAATGTCTAAAAAATAAAGGAATCCCAGTTGCTTATGTTCCCTTTGAACAAGAACAACATGGGTTCCGTCGTGCTGAAAATATTAAGCGAGCATTAGATAGTGAATTCTTTTTCTATTCTCGTATTTTTGGATTTGATCCTGCTGAAAATCTAGAGCCTATTAATATTATTAACTATGATACCTAA